From the Octadecabacter antarcticus 307 genome, one window contains:
- a CDS encoding GNAT family N-acetyltransferase, with product MSFVQIGAVYTPPAQRGKGHARRAPLFASNPPAIAAYKAVELTQIGDWVLAIFKTPQVAP from the coding sequence GTGAGTTTCGTTCAGATCGGCGCGGTCTACACGCCACCCGCCCAGCGCGGCAAAGGTCACGCGCGGCGCGCGCCGTTGTTCGCCAGCAACCCACCTGCAATCGCCGCCTACAAAGCGGTCGAGCTTACACAAATCGGCGACTGGGTTCTTGCTATTTTCAAAACCCCACAGGTGGCGCCATGA
- a CDS encoding 16S rRNA (uracil(1498)-N(3))-methyltransferase — MARIRMYVDHPLGPQERVALSREQAHYLFGVMRLDVGADVSLFNGRDGEWRALVAAASKKSGVLDCVVQTKPLQMPPDLWLVFAPIKKDRTSFIVEKAAELGAARIVPLQTEYTQSANRVRQDRLQAHALEAAEQCGGTYVPEVAELQKFAKMLDTWNPTRRILFCDEAMVDKPLILPTNAGPWAILIGPEGGFSDKERDRLNSMLCAHAISLGPRILRADTAAVAAMTLWQQAMGDWT; from the coding sequence ATGGCACGAATTAGAATGTATGTAGACCACCCTTTGGGCCCGCAAGAAAGGGTCGCTCTGTCGCGAGAACAGGCGCATTACCTTTTTGGGGTCATGCGGTTGGACGTGGGCGCGGATGTGTCGCTGTTCAATGGGCGTGACGGGGAGTGGCGCGCGCTGGTCGCGGCTGCATCCAAAAAGAGCGGCGTGTTGGACTGCGTCGTTCAAACCAAGCCGCTGCAAATGCCCCCCGACCTATGGCTGGTCTTCGCCCCCATCAAGAAAGACCGCACATCCTTTATCGTCGAAAAGGCGGCCGAACTTGGGGCGGCGCGGATCGTACCGCTGCAAACGGAATACACTCAATCCGCCAATCGCGTGCGCCAAGACAGGTTGCAAGCCCACGCACTTGAGGCGGCTGAGCAATGCGGTGGAACCTATGTGCCAGAGGTCGCAGAGCTACAAAAGTTCGCCAAAATGCTCGACACGTGGAATCCAACGCGGCGGATCTTGTTTTGTGACGAAGCGATGGTGGACAAACCGTTAATTCTGCCGACCAACGCAGGACCATGGGCAATCCTGATCGGCCCCGAAGGTGGATTCTCAGACAAAGAACGTGACCGCCTGAACAGTATGCTGTGCGCGCACGCTATCAGCCTTGGACCACGTATTTTGCGCGCAGATACGGCGGCTGTCGCGGCAATGACGCTTTGGCAACAGGCGATGGGGGACTGGACGTGA